The DNA window ATACGATAAGTCCAAGAATAAAGGATGGAAGTATATCTCTTGACAATATCAACATAACTTCAGAAGATTTGGAGAAGATCGAAAAAATTTATATAGTTGCATGTGGTACAGCCTATCATGCAGGAGTTGTAGGCAAATATGTAATTGAAAAACTGGCAAGGATTCCTGTTGAGGTAGACGTTGCATCAGAGTTCCGCTACAGGGATCCACTTATAACCAATAAAAACCTGGTTATAATAATTAGCCAATCGGGTGAAACTCTGGATACGTTGTTTGCGCTAAGGGAAGCAAAGAAAAAGGGAGCAAGGGTATTGTCAATTGTAAACGTCGTAGGAAGCTCCATTTCAAGGGAATCTGATGACGTATTATATACCTGGGCAGGTCCTGAAATAGCTGTTGCATCGACAAAAGCATACAACACGCAGCTTTCTGCATTATATCTGGTAGCAATGGATTTTGCAATGAAGAAGGGGCATATTGAGGAAGGGTTTTACAAAAAGTTTATAGAAGATTTGAAAAACATTCCCCAGGTTATAGAAAGTGTTCTGGCAAATAAAGAGGTAATCCAGAGGTTTGCATCAGAGCATTATAATGCAAAGAGCATATTCTTTATTGGAAGAGGCCTTGATTATGCACTTTCCATGGAGGGTTCACTTAAACTCAAGGAGATTTCATATATTCACTCAGAAGCGTATGCTGGTGGTGAGTTAAAGCATGGTACAATTGCACTTATTGAGGAAGGTACCTTAGTTATATGCCCGATGACCCAGGATAACCTAATGGATAAGATGATCAGCAATATCAGGGAAGTTAAGGCAAGAGGTGCAACAGTTCTGGCGATTACGAAGGAAAGTAACCAGCAGGTGGAGAAGGTTGCAGATGTAGTTGTGACTATTCCGGATGTTGATTCGTTGATTGCTCCGATTGCTGCGGTTACACCGCTCCAGTTGTTTGCGTACTACATGGCGATACAGAAAGGCTGCGATGTTGATAAGCCAAGGAATTTAGCCAAGAGTGTTACTGTAGAGTAGGGAGTTTGTGACTTTATAAAAACAGATGTGACTTTAAAAAAACAGATTGCAATAATCCATCCTTTTTATGGTATAATTCACATGAAAGGATGGATTTACTTTTATGGCTAAAGGAAAAAAGAAACTACGCCTCAAATAATATAGACATCTTATTTGTGTTTATTTTTGTCTTTAAAAAGGTTAAAATTTATTTGTAAATATATTTTAAAACTCAAGTAAATTTTTTGAAGAGTTTAAGGTGAGGAGATGCTTTTTGTGAGAAAATACGGATACATGAGGATATTTATAAAAGGAATAGGTTTATTATTTATAATAATTTTTGTTTTTGTAGGTTGTAGTAAATACTCAGTGAAAAATATGCGTGAATATAAAGAAAAAGCAAGTAACACAGAAAACATAAATCCTACATCCTTAAGTACACCAGAGTGCTGCGAAATATATAATCAGAGCCAAATCGAAAATTATATTAAACATCTTTTGCAGGACGGCTCCAAAAACGTTAATATAATGGCCTTAGGATTTCCAGAAGAAGAAAAGGAAAAAAGATTATATGAACTTACTATGAAATTTCAGACGGGAGCTCAAGCAAATCCATCATGGTTTTTAGAATATTCAAA is part of the Acetivibrio cellulolyticus CD2 genome and encodes:
- the glmS gene encoding glutamine--fructose-6-phosphate transaminase (isomerizing); the protein is MCGIVGYIGSNMAAPILINGLKKLEYRGYDSAGVAIFEDNDLKVIKSKGRLAILEEKVNKDMPKGLIGIGHTRWATHGEPNDLNSHPHISHSGKIAVVHNGIIENYIELKEFLQSEGYKFVSETDTEVVAHLIDYHYKGDIVEAVIESINEVEGSYALGVICKDCDDKFVAARKDSPLVVGLGKNENFIASDIPAILEYTRDVYILEDKEVVVLSSDNVKVFNNHGAEVKKEIFKVNWDVSAAEKSGYEHFMMKEMFEEPKVIRDTISPRIKDGSISLDNINITSEDLEKIEKIYIVACGTAYHAGVVGKYVIEKLARIPVEVDVASEFRYRDPLITNKNLVIIISQSGETLDTLFALREAKKKGARVLSIVNVVGSSISRESDDVLYTWAGPEIAVASTKAYNTQLSALYLVAMDFAMKKGHIEEGFYKKFIEDLKNIPQVIESVLANKEVIQRFASEHYNAKSIFFIGRGLDYALSMEGSLKLKEISYIHSEAYAGGELKHGTIALIEEGTLVICPMTQDNLMDKMISNIREVKARGATVLAITKESNQQVEKVADVVVTIPDVDSLIAPIAAVTPLQLFAYYMAIQKGCDVDKPRNLAKSVTVE